In the Xylanibacillus composti genome, one interval contains:
- the rny gene encoding ribonuclease Y yields the protein MDPIIVLLIVLVVGALCFGIGYFIRKSLAEAKIASAEARAEQIVEQGRKDAEALKKVTVVEAKDEVHRLRAEAERDIRDRRNEVQRLERRLLQKEESLDKKLESLERKEEKIANKEKRIEETQEQIDELYRTQVAELERISGLTTEDARKIILGNVEQEVRHETAQLIKDLEQQAKEEADKRARDIISLAIQRCAADHVAETTVSVVALPNEEMKGRIIGREGRNIRALETLTGIDLIIDDTPEAVILSGFDPIRREIARTALEKLVADGRIHPARIEEMVEKSRKEVDERIREYGEQATFEIGVHGLHPDLIKILGRLRFRTSYGQNVLKHSLEVAHLAGLMAGELGEDITLAKRAGLLHDIGKALDHEVEGSHVEIGVEIGKKYKEHPVVINSIASHHGDTEATSVIAVLVGAADALSAARPGARRETLETYIKRLEKLEEISESFEGVDKSYAIQAGRELRVMVTPEKIDDAEAFRLARDITKRIEGELDYPGHIKVTVIRETRAVEYAK from the coding sequence GTGGATCCAATCATCGTGCTCTTGATTGTTCTCGTAGTTGGCGCTTTATGCTTTGGGATTGGTTATTTTATCCGGAAGTCCCTTGCCGAGGCGAAAATTGCCAGTGCGGAGGCCAGGGCTGAGCAGATCGTGGAGCAAGGCCGCAAGGATGCAGAAGCGCTGAAGAAAGTCACTGTCGTGGAAGCAAAGGACGAGGTTCATAGACTCCGGGCTGAGGCTGAGCGGGACATTCGCGACCGACGCAATGAGGTGCAGCGTCTCGAAAGGCGATTGCTTCAGAAAGAGGAATCGCTGGATAAGAAATTAGAATCTTTGGAGCGTAAAGAAGAAAAAATTGCCAACAAAGAGAAACGGATTGAAGAGACACAAGAACAAATCGATGAACTTTACCGCACCCAGGTAGCGGAGTTGGAGCGGATCTCGGGTCTGACGACCGAGGACGCCCGCAAAATTATATTGGGCAATGTGGAGCAGGAAGTGCGCCACGAAACCGCCCAGTTGATCAAGGACCTGGAGCAGCAGGCGAAGGAGGAAGCGGACAAGCGCGCGCGCGACATTATCTCGCTCGCGATTCAGCGTTGCGCCGCAGACCACGTAGCCGAGACAACCGTATCGGTTGTGGCGTTGCCGAATGAAGAGATGAAGGGCCGCATTATCGGCCGGGAAGGCCGCAATATTCGGGCGCTGGAAACGCTGACAGGCATAGACCTGATCATTGACGACACGCCGGAGGCGGTCATTCTGTCGGGCTTTGACCCGATTCGCCGGGAAATTGCGCGTACAGCGCTGGAGAAGCTGGTGGCCGATGGCCGCATCCATCCGGCGCGAATCGAGGAGATGGTCGAGAAGTCGCGCAAGGAAGTGGATGAGCGCATCCGCGAGTACGGCGAGCAAGCGACCTTCGAAATCGGCGTGCACGGGCTTCATCCGGATCTGATCAAAATTTTGGGTCGACTCCGTTTCCGTACAAGCTACGGCCAAAACGTATTGAAGCATTCGCTCGAGGTTGCACATTTGGCAGGGTTGATGGCTGGTGAATTGGGCGAAGACATCACACTCGCCAAGCGTGCAGGGCTCTTGCATGATATCGGCAAAGCGCTGGATCATGAAGTCGAAGGCTCCCACGTGGAAATTGGCGTGGAAATCGGCAAGAAGTACAAGGAGCATCCGGTTGTGATTAACAGCATTGCATCGCATCATGGCGATACGGAGGCAACTTCGGTAATAGCTGTATTGGTCGGCGCTGCCGATGCTTTGTCTGCCGCGCGTCCGGGAGCAAGACGCGAAACGCTGGAAACGTACATCAAGCGCTTGGAGAAGCTGGAGGAGATTTCCGAATCGTTCGAAGGCGTCGACAAGTCGTACGCGATTCAAGCCGGACGCGAGCTTCGCGTTATGGTCACACCGGAGAAGATCGACGACGCGGAAGCGTTCCGCCTGGCCCGCGACATTACGAAGCGGATCGAAGGCGAGCTCGATTACCCGGGTCATATCAAGGTGACGGTCATCCGGGAAACCCGGGCCGTCGAATATGCGAAATAA
- a CDS encoding TIGR00282 family metallophosphoesterase: protein MKVLFIGDVVGSAGREAVRRMLPALKQKHQPDFVLVNAENAAGGKGLTEALARDFYSWGADGLTMGNHTWDNKDIFQFIDSESRLVRPANFPPGTPGQGMMVLKKRGKSLAVINVQGRTFLPPLDCPFRTMDALLEQLGTETRCVFVDFHAEATSEKIAMGWYLDGRASVVVGTHTHVQTHDERVLPGGTAYVTDVGMCGSHEGVLGMEREAVMHRFLTGLPARFTADEGPWQFHAVLTEIDDATGRAGSIQLIRKREDEFIYE from the coding sequence ATCAAGGTACTATTTATCGGCGATGTCGTAGGCTCTGCGGGACGAGAGGCGGTGCGGCGCATGCTTCCCGCGCTCAAGCAAAAGCATCAACCGGATTTCGTGCTGGTCAATGCCGAGAATGCTGCGGGCGGGAAGGGCCTGACCGAAGCTTTGGCCAGGGATTTCTATTCGTGGGGCGCTGACGGGCTGACGATGGGCAACCATACATGGGACAATAAGGACATCTTTCAGTTCATTGATAGCGAAAGCCGGCTCGTGCGGCCCGCGAACTTCCCTCCGGGAACGCCGGGCCAAGGGATGATGGTACTGAAGAAGCGGGGGAAGTCGCTCGCTGTAATCAATGTGCAGGGGCGAACCTTCCTGCCGCCGCTCGATTGTCCTTTTCGCACGATGGATGCATTGCTCGAACAGTTGGGTACGGAGACTCGCTGCGTATTCGTCGACTTCCACGCGGAGGCGACTAGCGAGAAGATCGCCATGGGCTGGTATTTGGACGGTCGCGCTTCGGTCGTCGTCGGCACGCACACGCATGTGCAAACCCACGATGAACGGGTGCTGCCCGGCGGTACTGCCTATGTGACGGATGTAGGGATGTGCGGTTCGCATGAGGGCGTACTCGGCATGGAGCGGGAGGCTGTGATGCACCGCTTTTTGACCGGTCTGCCTGCGCGCTTTACAGCAGATGAAGGGCCGTGGCAATTCCATGCCGTGCTGACGGAGATCGACGATGCGACGGGCAGAGCCGGTTCGATTCAGCTGATCCGCAAGAGGGAAGACGAATTTATTTACGAGTAG
- a CDS encoding stage V sporulation protein S, which yields MEVLKVSGKSNPNSVAGALAGVLRERGSAELQAIGAGALNQAIKAVAIARGFVAPSGVDLICIPAFTDIVIDGEDRTAIKLIVEPR from the coding sequence ATGGAAGTATTGAAAGTTTCCGGTAAATCAAATCCGAATTCTGTTGCTGGCGCCTTGGCTGGTGTGCTGCGCGAGCGGGGAAGCGCTGAATTGCAAGCCATTGGGGCCGGCGCGTTGAATCAAGCGATCAAAGCTGTTGCCATCGCCCGGGGGTTTGTGGCTCCTAGCGGTGTGGACTTGATCTGCATTCCTGCGTTCACGGACATTGTGATCGACGGAGAGGACCGCACGGCTATCAAGCTGATCGTGGAACCGAGATAA
- a CDS encoding dipeptidase has protein sequence MHVWDGHCDVLAKLLERPELTFDDPGLDANRARLRSGGVRMQTFAIFLCDRKPKPTMDDALESVRLFQERILADPAFMPIRSQKDVEELSKDLLRTGAMLTLEGADVIEGRTAYLRALFDLGVRAVGLTWNYANWAADGVREPRQGGLTVKGKQFVRECNQLGMIVDVSHLTETGFWELCEMSRRPFYASHSNAYAICPHPRNLKNDQIEALFRQGGIMGLTFVPYFLRKGSGAAIDDVLRHVEHVCGLGGERQLTFGSDFDGINEWVRGLEHAGCYPQLIEALLRRYSETQVRGFLWENARQFFNSALPEV, from the coding sequence ATGCATGTATGGGATGGACATTGCGATGTGCTGGCGAAGCTGCTGGAACGTCCGGAGCTGACCTTCGATGATCCCGGTTTGGATGCGAATCGCGCCCGTTTGCGGAGCGGCGGTGTCCGCATGCAGACGTTCGCGATATTTCTGTGCGATCGAAAGCCGAAGCCGACGATGGATGACGCCTTGGAATCGGTGCGCTTGTTCCAGGAACGCATACTGGCTGATCCGGCTTTCATGCCGATTCGTTCGCAGAAGGATGTGGAAGAGCTTAGTAAGGATTTATTGCGAACCGGTGCGATGCTGACGCTTGAAGGCGCAGACGTCATAGAAGGCCGTACAGCCTATCTAAGGGCGCTGTTCGATCTGGGCGTGCGTGCGGTAGGATTGACTTGGAACTACGCCAATTGGGCCGCTGACGGCGTTAGAGAGCCTCGTCAGGGCGGGCTTACGGTGAAGGGGAAGCAATTTGTTCGGGAGTGCAACCAATTGGGCATGATAGTGGATGTGTCCCACTTGACGGAAACGGGCTTCTGGGAGCTGTGCGAGATGAGCCGCAGGCCTTTTTACGCTTCTCATTCGAATGCATACGCGATTTGTCCGCATCCGCGCAATTTGAAGAATGACCAGATTGAAGCGCTGTTCCGCCAGGGCGGCATTATGGGCTTGACCTTCGTGCCCTATTTCCTTCGCAAGGGCAGCGGGGCTGCGATCGATGATGTGCTGCGCCATGTGGAGCATGTGTGCGGCCTGGGCGGGGAACGGCAGCTGACCTTCGGCTCGGATTTCGACGGCATCAATGAATGGGTGCGCGGCCTGGAGCACGCCGGCTGCTATCCGCAGCTGATCGAGGCGCTGCTGCGCCGGTACAGCGAAACGCAAGTGAGGGGTTTTTTATGGGAAAATGCACGACAATTTTTCAATTCCGCCCTGCCCGAAGTTTAG
- a CDS encoding 2-oxoacid:acceptor oxidoreductase subunit alpha, with protein sequence MISQLSWKIGGQQGEGLESTDRIFSTALNRQGYYLYGYRHFSSRIKGGHTNNKIRISTKPIRAISDDLDILVAFDQETIDLNAHELRKGGVVIADAKFNPELPEGIDARLFAVPFTAIAEELGTSLMKNMVATGASAAVLGLDVGIVQKVVEEEFGRKGAAVVEKNCEAVARGAQFILDAAEASLDEFKLAEGDGEGRLFIIGNDAIGLGALAGGCRFMPAYPITPASEIMEYLIKRLPEYGGTVIQTEDEIAAVTMAIGANYGGVRALTASAGPGLSLMMEAIGLSGMTETPVVIVNTMRGGPSTGLPTKQEQSDLNAMIYGTHGEIPKIVLAPSTVEECFYDAIEAFNLAEKYQCPVILLIDLQLALGKQTAENLDFSRVKIDRGYLVSNPEPAGDDQLFKRYAVTEDGISPRVLPGTKNGLHHVTGVEHDEEGRPSENAVNRKNMMDKRLRKLNHIQVTDPIKADAPYDDADLLIVSMNSLGGTIDEARGRLENDGIKTNHMTIRLIHPFPTELVKEQMDKAKRVLVVENNATGQLRDQIKLHVGQAEKLNSLLKYDGNPFLPAEVYNHSKGLM encoded by the coding sequence GTGATTAGCCAGTTGTCATGGAAGATCGGTGGACAGCAAGGGGAAGGGCTGGAGAGTACCGACCGGATTTTCTCTACCGCTTTGAACCGCCAGGGCTATTATTTGTACGGTTATCGGCATTTCTCTTCCCGAATCAAGGGAGGGCATACGAACAATAAAATCCGGATCAGCACGAAGCCGATTCGTGCGATTTCCGACGATTTGGATATTTTGGTCGCGTTCGACCAGGAAACCATTGATCTGAACGCTCACGAGCTGCGCAAAGGCGGAGTGGTGATTGCTGACGCCAAGTTCAATCCGGAGCTCCCGGAAGGAATCGATGCGCGGCTGTTTGCTGTGCCGTTCACTGCAATTGCCGAGGAGCTCGGCACTTCGCTGATGAAGAACATGGTGGCAACGGGCGCTTCCGCTGCCGTGCTCGGCCTCGATGTGGGCATCGTGCAGAAGGTTGTGGAAGAAGAATTCGGCCGCAAGGGCGCGGCAGTCGTAGAGAAGAACTGTGAAGCGGTTGCAAGAGGCGCCCAGTTTATTCTGGACGCCGCAGAAGCTTCGCTTGACGAATTCAAGCTGGCGGAAGGCGACGGCGAAGGCCGCTTGTTCATCATCGGCAACGATGCCATCGGCCTGGGTGCGCTTGCCGGGGGCTGCCGCTTCATGCCGGCCTATCCGATTACGCCTGCTTCTGAAATCATGGAGTATTTGATCAAGCGTCTTCCGGAATACGGCGGCACAGTCATTCAGACCGAAGACGAAATCGCTGCCGTCACGATGGCGATTGGCGCCAACTATGGCGGCGTGCGGGCATTGACGGCATCGGCTGGTCCAGGTCTGTCGCTGATGATGGAAGCGATCGGGCTGTCCGGCATGACCGAGACGCCGGTTGTCATTGTGAACACGATGCGCGGTGGTCCAAGCACGGGCTTGCCAACGAAGCAGGAGCAGAGCGACCTGAATGCGATGATCTACGGCACGCACGGGGAAATTCCGAAGATCGTCCTTGCGCCAAGCACGGTGGAAGAGTGCTTCTACGATGCGATTGAAGCGTTCAACTTGGCTGAGAAATATCAATGTCCGGTTATTCTGTTGATCGACCTGCAGCTTGCGCTCGGCAAGCAAACGGCCGAGAACCTTGACTTCAGCCGTGTCAAGATTGATCGCGGCTATCTCGTAAGCAATCCGGAGCCAGCAGGCGATGACCAGCTGTTCAAGCGCTACGCCGTTACGGAAGACGGCATCTCGCCGCGGGTTCTGCCGGGCACGAAGAACGGCCTGCATCACGTGACAGGCGTCGAGCATGACGAGGAAGGCAGACCGTCCGAGAATGCGGTCAACCGCAAGAATATGATGGATAAGCGTCTGCGCAAGCTCAATCACATTCAGGTGACCGATCCGATCAAAGCGGATGCGCCTTATGACGATGCAGACCTTCTGATCGTCAGCATGAACTCGCTCGGAGGCACCATCGATGAAGCGCGCGGCCGCTTGGAGAACGACGGCATCAAGACGAATCATATGACGATTCGCCTGATTCACCCGTTCCCGACGGAGCTGGTGAAGGAGCAGATGGACAAAGCGAAGAGGGTGCTTGTCGTGGAGAATAACGCGACAGGGCAATTGCGAGACCAAATCAAGCTGCATGTCGGGCAGGCCGAGAAGCTCAACAGCTTGTTGAAATATGATGGCAATCCGTTCCTTCCGGCAGAAGTGTATAACCATTCCAAGGGGTTGATGTAA
- a CDS encoding 2-oxoacid:ferredoxin oxidoreductase subunit beta, which produces MATFKDFRNKVKPNWCPGCGDFSIQAAIQRAAANVGLEPEDLAVVSGIGCSGRISGYINAYGFHGIHGRALPIAQGLKMANRELTVIASGGDGDGFAIGMGHTIHAIRRNINITYIVMDNQIYGLTKGQTSPRSAFGFKTKSTPAGSIESALSPLEMALAAGASFVAQSFSSNLKQLTSLIEEGMKHEGFSFINVFSPCVTFNKINTYDWFKENIVDLDESSDYDPSNRVMAMSKIMETNSLACGLIYQDKSRPSYENQVKGFREQGLALQDLTITEDEFNKLVAEFR; this is translated from the coding sequence ATGGCGACATTTAAAGATTTCCGTAACAAGGTGAAGCCGAACTGGTGCCCCGGCTGTGGGGACTTCTCCATTCAGGCAGCGATTCAACGGGCAGCGGCCAACGTTGGCCTGGAGCCCGAGGATCTGGCGGTAGTTTCCGGCATCGGCTGTTCTGGACGTATTTCCGGCTATATTAACGCATACGGCTTCCACGGCATTCATGGCCGCGCACTTCCGATCGCGCAAGGTCTCAAGATGGCCAACCGCGAGCTGACCGTCATTGCTTCCGGCGGCGACGGCGACGGCTTTGCAATCGGGATGGGTCACACGATCCATGCGATCCGCCGCAATATCAACATCACCTATATCGTGATGGATAACCAGATTTACGGCTTGACGAAGGGCCAAACCTCGCCGCGAAGCGCATTCGGCTTCAAGACGAAGAGCACGCCGGCTGGTTCGATCGAGTCCGCGCTCTCCCCGCTGGAGATGGCGCTGGCTGCAGGAGCCTCTTTCGTTGCCCAATCCTTCTCCAGCAACCTGAAGCAGCTGACTTCGCTGATTGAGGAAGGCATGAAGCATGAGGGCTTCTCCTTCATCAACGTGTTCAGCCCGTGCGTGACTTTCAACAAGATTAACACGTACGACTGGTTCAAGGAGAATATCGTCGATCTCGACGAATCATCTGATTATGATCCGTCTAACCGCGTGATGGCGATGTCCAAGATCATGGAGACGAACAGCCTGGCTTGCGGTCTGATCTATCAGGACAAGTCGCGTCCAAGCTACGAGAACCAAGTTAAGGGCTTCCGCGAACAAGGGCTTGCCTTGCAGGATCTGACGATCACTGAGGATGAATTCAACAAGCTGGTAGCGGAGTTCCGCTAA
- the pduL gene encoding phosphate propanoyltransferase encodes MESKQVPIGVSARHIHLSKEHIAILFGDGAELSVLKELSQPGQFAANETVEVVGPKGSFPKVRILGPARGKTQIEISRTDAFSIGVPAPVRESGNIAGSPGVTVKGPKGEVVLEEGVIVAARHIHFHTSDAAKWGIANGDLLRVRVNGERPLVFEDVVARVSDSFALDMHIDTDEANSAGCKTGDAGEILS; translated from the coding sequence ATGGAGAGCAAGCAAGTGCCGATTGGCGTGTCCGCCAGACATATTCATCTGTCGAAGGAGCATATTGCGATCTTGTTCGGCGACGGGGCGGAACTGTCCGTACTGAAGGAGCTTTCCCAGCCGGGGCAATTTGCAGCAAATGAAACCGTCGAGGTCGTAGGGCCAAAAGGTTCTTTTCCCAAAGTGCGCATTCTTGGACCGGCTCGCGGCAAGACACAGATCGAAATATCCCGTACAGATGCCTTCTCGATCGGCGTCCCGGCGCCTGTGCGCGAGTCCGGCAATATCGCGGGCAGTCCTGGCGTGACCGTGAAAGGACCGAAGGGAGAGGTCGTCCTGGAGGAAGGAGTCATTGTGGCAGCGCGGCATATCCACTTCCACACATCGGATGCGGCCAAGTGGGGCATTGCGAACGGCGATCTGCTGCGGGTTCGCGTGAATGGAGAGCGTCCGCTGGTCTTCGAGGATGTCGTTGCCCGGGTGTCCGACAGCTTCGCGCTGGATATGCATATCGATACGGATGAAGCCAATTCCGCCGGCTGCAAGACAGGCGATGCGGGCGAA